The Paenibacillus uliginis N3/975 genome has a window encoding:
- a CDS encoding GerAB/ArcD/ProY family transporter has protein sequence MTNNKDQVTSGQLVFLIIQTQIGIGLLGLTSRVHEVAKGDGWISVLLAGMLAQLFIVVMWCLSRRFPSFTLYDYLPTLLGKYIGKFIQFVYAAYFMLVSSFIIITFCRTVKDWVLFDTPRWIIIGMMMGVCFYLVRESLQTIARFFVLVFFCNIAVIIITAYAYVHVNFLYVLPVGQAGIWKITKGAHEAMSSFSGYEILLICYPFVEGGSAGKFKAATIANIFTTMLYTFAVFTSLIVFSPPEMELLPQPLIYMVKALSFSVFERPDLYFLSLWAVVAATSLMGYMFMASRGIANLFKAKSSHRKAVPYTVALVFVIALILHDPLLIDILRQFLSTANYVIVFGIPFVLLMISVLFKVKEARGSTG, from the coding sequence ATGACTAATAACAAGGATCAAGTTACGTCGGGGCAGCTTGTATTTTTGATTATCCAGACTCAAATTGGTATCGGGCTGTTAGGATTGACAAGCAGGGTGCATGAAGTAGCAAAAGGGGATGGATGGATATCCGTGCTGTTGGCGGGTATGCTAGCTCAATTGTTTATTGTCGTTATGTGGTGTTTAAGCAGAAGGTTTCCTTCGTTTACGCTGTATGATTATTTGCCTACTCTATTGGGAAAATATATAGGTAAATTTATTCAATTCGTATATGCAGCTTATTTTATGTTGGTGTCCAGCTTTATCATTATTACGTTTTGCAGAACGGTAAAAGACTGGGTATTATTCGATACGCCCAGATGGATCATCATAGGCATGATGATGGGCGTATGTTTTTATTTGGTCCGAGAGAGCCTTCAAACGATTGCCCGTTTTTTTGTACTCGTCTTCTTCTGCAACATTGCAGTAATCATCATTACAGCGTATGCGTATGTCCATGTTAACTTTCTATATGTATTGCCAGTGGGACAAGCAGGTATATGGAAAATAACAAAGGGCGCACATGAAGCCATGTCCTCTTTTTCGGGGTATGAGATTCTTTTGATTTGTTATCCCTTCGTGGAAGGAGGGAGCGCTGGGAAATTCAAGGCAGCAACCATAGCGAATATCTTCACCACTATGCTGTATACCTTTGCGGTCTTTACCAGTCTTATCGTATTCAGTCCACCGGAGATGGAACTGCTTCCTCAACCTTTAATTTACATGGTTAAAGCGTTATCTTTCAGTGTGTTTGAGCGGCCAGACCTTTATTTTCTCTCCCTATGGGCGGTTGTGGCGGCTACTTCATTAATGGGTTATATGTTCATGGCTTCCAGGGGAATCGCTAATCTCTTTAAGGCGAAGAGCAGTCATCGGAAAGCAGTTCCTTACACGGTGGCCCTAGTATTTGTTATTGCCCTGATCTTACATGATCCACTCTTGATTGATATATTAAGACAATTTTTATCCACCGCTAATTATGTGATTGTATTTGGGATCCCATTCGTTCTACTTATGATTTCCGTTCTGTTCAAGGTAAAGGAAGCTAGGGGGAGTACGGGGTGA
- a CDS encoding spore germination protein — protein MGFFKTMFNNNRRKSRPMSKKSVLSPQPVFPTVQENIQYLKEALFHTDELARETVSIPGHTSEFLFMYTMCDQSKIREEILKPILQRRDGDLEEILIAMRADKHGDLEKVIDLLVNGYAVLFIEGMEECFAIEVRSSHVRSITEPNNEKVVEGSHEGFVENVLINLQLVRKHIENRNLVVKRYKLGNETKSEVVIVYLQNLANPKLIEEVDQRIRNIDADNITSSEFIEEYIEDKSFSPFPQLLHTERPDRVIANLLEGRVALLAEGSPTALIMPVTFFAFYQSPDDYSFRSVQASFIRFIRVFSFIIAIGLPAYYIAVVSFHYEVIPQDLLLPVKSSVEHIPYPPILEALFMELTIELLREAGIRLPGPVGQTIGIVGGLVIGDSVVKVGMVSNAMIIVVALTAIASFVVPSHEMSASVRMLRFPVMVAASLFGFFGIVYSLMIIVIHLCKLESFGTPYFSPVAPFRWKDWKDTIIRLPQWMLKQRSNDPAPQRLDQQRSSGEEQQKDD, from the coding sequence ATGGGCTTTTTTAAAACAATGTTTAATAACAATCGAAGAAAAAGCAGACCTATGTCGAAAAAGTCCGTGTTATCACCCCAACCGGTATTTCCAACAGTGCAGGAGAATATTCAATATTTGAAAGAAGCGCTATTTCATACAGATGAATTAGCACGCGAAACGGTATCGATTCCAGGGCATACGAGCGAGTTCCTCTTTATGTACACCATGTGTGACCAGAGTAAAATTCGCGAGGAAATATTAAAACCGATTTTGCAAAGAAGAGATGGAGATTTAGAAGAAATATTAATCGCGATGCGTGCCGACAAGCATGGTGATCTTGAGAAAGTAATTGATTTATTAGTTAATGGATATGCAGTGCTATTTATTGAGGGCATGGAAGAATGTTTTGCTATTGAGGTGAGATCGAGTCATGTTCGTAGTATCACCGAACCGAACAACGAGAAAGTTGTGGAGGGCTCACACGAAGGTTTTGTAGAGAATGTCCTTATAAATCTACAATTAGTTCGCAAACATATCGAGAATCGAAATTTGGTTGTGAAACGCTATAAACTTGGAAATGAAACAAAGAGTGAAGTGGTGATTGTCTATTTACAGAACCTGGCCAATCCCAAGCTCATCGAGGAAGTTGATCAAAGGATACGCAATATTGACGCGGATAATATCACATCTTCCGAATTTATCGAAGAATATATTGAAGACAAATCTTTCTCACCCTTTCCGCAGCTGCTGCATACGGAGAGACCCGACCGAGTCATAGCGAATTTACTGGAAGGCCGAGTCGCGCTGCTAGCTGAAGGCAGCCCTACGGCCTTAATTATGCCTGTGACCTTCTTTGCTTTTTATCAATCACCGGACGATTATAGTTTCCGTTCTGTGCAAGCGTCGTTTATCCGATTCATCCGGGTATTCAGTTTTATCATCGCTATCGGTCTTCCGGCTTATTATATTGCGGTGGTGTCTTTTCATTACGAAGTGATTCCACAGGATTTGCTGCTGCCGGTCAAAAGCAGCGTTGAGCATATTCCGTACCCACCGATCCTTGAGGCGCTGTTTATGGAGCTGACGATTGAATTGCTTCGCGAAGCTGGCATTCGCCTCCCTGGGCCGGTAGGACAAACGATTGGGATCGTCGGCGGTCTCGTCATCGGAGATTCTGTTGTTAAAGTAGGTATGGTATCGAACGCCATGATCATTGTTGTCGCGTTAACGGCTATTGCTTCTTTCGTGGTACCTTCTCATGAGATGAGTGCTTCGGTTCGAATGCTGCGCTTCCCTGTCATGGTAGCCGCATCGCTATTCGGATTTTTCGGGATTGTCTACAGCTTGATGATTATTGTAATCCATTTATGTAAATTAGAATCGTTTGGGACGCCCTATTTTTCCCCTGTAGCACCGTTTCGATGGAAGGATTGGAAGGATACGATCATCCGGTTACCTCAATGGATGTTGAAGCAGCGTTCAAATGATCCAGCTCCACAAAGACTAGATCAACAGCGATCTTCAGGGGAGGAGCAGCAGAAAGATGACTAA
- a CDS encoding Ger(x)C family spore germination protein — MRLGIIIFAVCFMASLLSGCWDQQLLKDDRLIFIVGLDLTSDGKIQTTSAILDVSGSESGQKQYSEIHTVSGNTSRHTRDITDREVPGRLSASKIRVILFGEALARKGIYPYLDVLYRDPKSALNAKIAVVKGNAKDAINMKLTGTKLISEHFSKLIRSAENRTIVPAVNLQIICPSMLDSGDDFAVPYISKSETKPLIYGIALFSGDIMKGTLKSEDSLLYLLMKDKLAKTSSLTLKINQEGNREPEKYIAMNIQRLKRKMKVNVNGYRNINVTLDLNLKVTAIEYPKDHLNDRRVLGELNKKLSEELTRRAQAITKKMQQANFDGFGIGRRLMAYYPDTWKNLNWVEDYPKVEFDPKVTVEIVSHGIMN; from the coding sequence GTGAGATTGGGTATAATCATATTTGCAGTCTGCTTCATGGCATCGCTGCTATCGGGTTGTTGGGACCAGCAATTGTTGAAGGATGACAGACTTATATTTATAGTGGGTTTAGATTTGACTTCTGATGGGAAGATTCAGACGACTTCTGCGATACTTGATGTGAGCGGTTCGGAAAGCGGACAGAAGCAGTATAGCGAAATTCATACGGTGAGTGGAAATACAAGCAGACATACTCGGGATATTACTGACCGTGAAGTACCCGGTAGATTATCGGCTTCCAAGATTCGTGTCATTCTATTCGGTGAGGCTTTAGCGAGAAAAGGTATTTATCCGTATCTCGATGTTCTCTACCGTGATCCTAAAAGCGCTCTGAATGCGAAGATTGCTGTCGTTAAGGGTAATGCTAAAGATGCCATCAATATGAAATTAACAGGTACAAAACTAATCAGTGAGCATTTCAGCAAGCTGATCCGAAGTGCGGAGAATAGAACGATTGTTCCAGCGGTAAACCTTCAAATTATATGCCCAAGCATGCTGGATTCAGGTGATGATTTTGCTGTACCGTATATTTCTAAAAGTGAGACAAAACCTTTGATTTACGGGATAGCACTTTTTAGTGGGGATATCATGAAAGGTACGTTAAAGTCAGAAGATTCATTATTGTACCTGCTGATGAAAGATAAATTAGCTAAGACTAGTAGCTTGACGCTTAAAATAAATCAGGAGGGAAATAGAGAACCGGAAAAATATATCGCGATGAACATTCAAAGATTAAAACGGAAGATGAAAGTAAACGTTAATGGCTACCGAAATATTAATGTGACGCTGGATTTGAATTTAAAAGTGACTGCCATTGAATATCCGAAGGATCATTTAAACGATCGGCGAGTTTTAGGAGAGTTAAACAAGAAACTCTCGGAAGAACTGACGAGAAGAGCTCAAGCTATTACGAAAAAAATGCAGCAGGCCAATTTTGACGGGTTTGGGATTGGTCGAAGATTAATGGCTTACTATCCGG
- a CDS encoding helix-turn-helix domain-containing protein: MNEQIYRLVEAFELALNKESSPYEKQITQSTIIVIASGISKIYCNQDKEETLIYGNIFFTKKDSYIRIEPIMATDVVLYIITFQMYELITSPFDELLYRKSEHNLPSIGLIQSHIPESYMKAAGDLASELEVLSPIQQQLALLELLCPVLTGKELPDTNVVLDEAIAYIHKSYTTSLNRNDLAARIGYHPNYFSRVFREKTGKSFQDYVKDLRIHKAKELLLISSMSISEVARATGFKDSLYFSRVFYEETGERPSMYRTSSKRIVAIGFAETLLAIGIRPVAIDEMSWKKSPYLQRYFSKQEVFDNADLDAIRRSKPDIIVCPAHIRRRQLLEYESISLVLAKPWLEPDPLTQIREFGELFRREQEAENWIIYLYSIADQYKKRLKEKGIAQQSFACYEIAYGKCHVLDLLSRGTFVAYQMLGLQPPEQIRKDVINQNKPLVINMKELPDYTADTMLITIYEEMGNTVNQNILHSDSWKAAEQSSQHRMLYPPYDQIRPNSGISLETQLHTIAGLLLADL, encoded by the coding sequence ATGAATGAGCAGATTTACCGATTGGTAGAAGCATTTGAGTTGGCATTGAATAAAGAGAGCAGCCCTTATGAAAAGCAGATTACACAATCTACAATAATTGTTATTGCATCTGGTATCTCCAAAATTTATTGTAATCAGGACAAAGAAGAAACATTAATTTACGGGAATATATTTTTCACCAAAAAAGATAGCTACATTCGGATTGAGCCGATTATGGCAACAGATGTCGTACTGTACATTATTACCTTTCAGATGTATGAGTTGATTACCTCCCCTTTCGACGAACTGCTATACCGGAAATCGGAGCATAATCTACCATCAATAGGACTGATTCAATCTCATATACCGGAATCCTACATGAAAGCTGCAGGAGACCTGGCTTCAGAGTTGGAGGTTCTAAGTCCTATACAGCAACAACTTGCCCTCTTGGAACTATTATGTCCGGTTCTAACTGGTAAAGAACTCCCTGACACTAACGTTGTGCTGGATGAAGCTATTGCCTATATACATAAATCGTACACGACTTCCTTAAATCGGAATGATCTTGCTGCAAGAATCGGATATCATCCTAATTATTTTTCACGGGTTTTTCGGGAGAAAACAGGAAAGAGCTTTCAAGATTACGTCAAAGATCTCCGGATACACAAAGCTAAGGAGCTACTGCTGATATCCAGTATGAGTATATCTGAAGTAGCTCGCGCTACGGGATTTAAGGACAGCCTATATTTTAGCCGAGTATTTTATGAAGAGACTGGTGAAAGACCTAGCATGTATCGCACTTCTTCTAAGCGCATTGTTGCCATTGGCTTTGCGGAGACTCTGCTTGCCATCGGTATCCGGCCGGTAGCGATTGATGAAATGTCATGGAAAAAGTCCCCCTATTTACAGAGGTATTTCTCGAAACAAGAAGTCTTCGACAATGCTGACTTGGATGCCATAAGGAGATCTAAACCTGACATCATCGTTTGTCCGGCACATATTCGGAGGCGTCAGTTGCTGGAGTACGAGAGTATCAGTCTAGTTCTTGCTAAGCCCTGGTTGGAACCGGATCCACTGACGCAGATTAGAGAATTCGGGGAGCTTTTCCGCCGGGAACAAGAAGCCGAGAACTGGATTATCTATTTGTATTCTATAGCTGATCAATATAAAAAAAGGTTGAAGGAAAAAGGAATAGCCCAGCAATCGTTCGCCTGTTATGAAATTGCTTATGGGAAATGTCATGTATTGGACTTGCTTTCCAGAGGAACATTTGTCGCCTATCAAATGCTGGGTTTACAGCCGCCCGAGCAAATCCGCAAAGATGTTATCAATCAAAACAAACCCCTTGTTATTAACATGAAAGAATTACCGGACTATACTGCTGATACAATGTTGATCACCATTTATGAGGAGATGGGAAACACCGTTAATCAGAACATATTGCATTCAGATTCTTGGAAGGCTGCAGAACAATCTTCACAACACCGAATGCTATACCCCCCTTATGATCAAATTCGTCCTAATAGTGGTATTTCCCTCGAAACACAGCTGCATACGATCGCAGGTCTGCTTCTGGCAGACCTGTGA